A part of Cannabis sativa cultivar Pink pepper isolate KNU-18-1 chromosome 6, ASM2916894v1, whole genome shotgun sequence genomic DNA contains:
- the LOC133039225 gene encoding uncharacterized protein LOC133039225 yields MSVLVLVIMINHVLFLKHFFEEANALHSYGKPNDSPFYNTYNPNWRNHPNFTWRQNQPQMNQGNQFNMPNLNHAQPSQPFPPQRKPSLEDTLQQFMQSTQQIMQNQSQSISKLETQFGQLANAVTEREKGRFPSQPVPNPKGQYEVGVPTHKEEAKSISALRSGKQIAKPDYIPQVKKDQSQPQSSNTNDLSKDNDQILPSILKAPFPQRLLSLKKGNQYSDILEVFKQVSINIPFLDAIKQIPAYSKFLKDLSTVKRNTNVPKRHF; encoded by the coding sequence ATGTCTGTGCTAGTACTTGTCATAATGATCAATCATGTCCTTTTCTTGAAACATTTTTTCGAAGAGGCTAATGCATTACATTCATATGGTAAACCAAATGATAGCCCATTTTATAACACATACAATCCTAATTGGAGAAACCATCCCAATTTTACATGGAGACAAAACCAACCACAAATGAACCAAGGAAACCAATTCAACATGCCAAATCTGAATCATGCCCAACCAAGTCAACCTTTCCCTCCACAAAGAAAGCCTTCCTTAGAAGACACTTTACAACAATTCATGCAATCCACCCAACAAATCATGCAAAATCAATCTCAATCCATTTCCAAACTTGAGACACAATTTGGTCAACTTGCCAATGCCGTAACTGAGAGAGAAAAAGGGAGATTTCCTAGCCAACCCGTCCCAAATCCTAAAGGCCAATATGAAGTAGGAGTTCCTACTCATAAAGAAGAAGCCAAGTCTATTTCAGCACTTAGGTCCGGAAAACAAATTGCCAAACCCGATTACATACCTCAAGTTAAAAAAGATCAAAGCCAACCTCAAAGTTCCAACACAAATGACTTGTCAAAAGATAATGATCAAATTCTTCCTTCCATTCTAAAAGCTCCTTTTCCGCAAAGATTACTCTCACTCAAGAAAGGCAACCAATATAGTGACATCTTAGAAGTGTTCAAACAAGTAAGTATCAACATCCCATTCTTAGATGCCATTAAACAAATTCCTGCCTACTCCAAATTCCTGAAAGACCTTAGCACTGTTAAAAGAAACACTAATGTTCCAAAAAGGCATTTTTAA
- the LOC133039223 gene encoding uncharacterized protein LOC133039223 produces the protein MTSNIAEALNSANLAARETPVTTLMECLRAQMQEWTYNNRKEAQKCTTRLTPSSEKKLIGNYVQSLRLTVKPANQNLFEVIDEYRTRIVNLKEKTCTCNRFQKDEMPCNHAVAVMKDLNINTYNYCAQYYTSKAWLQTYEETIYPIGNVREWELPDFFEEIIVLPPKERIKSGRPRKRRMAAAWETKKQNKCGKCGQKGHNKKTKKNYGIEMVVIRLLIVSCHD, from the exons ATGACATCAAACATAGCTGAGGCACTGAACTCAGCAAATTTAGCAGCAAGGGAAACACCAGTGACAACATTAATGGAGTGCTTGAGGGCACAAATGCAAGAGTGGACATACAATAATAGAAAGGAGGCACAAAAATGCACAACAAGGCTGACACCATCATCTGAGAAAAAACTCATAGGGAACTATGTACAGTCATTGCGACTAACA GTGAAACCAGCAAACCAGAACCTGTTTGAGGTGATAGATGAATACAGAACAAGAATAGTAAACTTGAAGGAGAAGACGTGCACATGCAATAGATTTCAAAAAGATGAAATGCCATGTAACCATGCAGTCGCCGTCATGAAGGACTTgaacataaacacatacaactaCTGTGCACAATACTACACATCAAAAGCATGGCTGCAAACATATGAAGAAACAATATACCCGATTGGAAACGTAAGAGAATGGGAACTTCCagatttttttgaagaaatcaTAGTGTTGCCTCCAAAGGAGAGAATCAAGTCTGGAAGGCCGAGGAAAAGAAGAATGGCAGCAGCTTGGgaaacaaagaaacaaaacaagTGTGGCAAGTGTGGACAAAAGGGACATAACAAAAAGACCAAGAAGAATTACGGCATAGAA ATGGTTGTAATAAGGTTGTTAATAGTATCTTGTCATGATTAA
- the LOC133039224 gene encoding uncharacterized protein LOC133039224 produces the protein MIESEGQLKETEPLQILVQSNGHWDDNRNYVDYESSGELISTKCTFEELMRIMMEELQCNHESTQLQLKYQLKEGGQPLHIKDDKSLLFYIKLLTKEVDFTRYPLCVNKTSNTAPPNQTMVWNNMIMESYENNARQKTCKELRKQHGNNFQATTICRRWDAGEVDAFFLETVTVSSESTIQQPDNNREKTTAVDEYFDFTDYAKLVAAEMVQQLENNQEEEEEVDNTEMMIINDKRHETIEKGVFGHNRKWSLKATKNGNTETFIIRSYEEEHTCAVTIRFGDQRQATSKLIADFVKPKFLNLKTKCSPADIKTEMKDKYGIKMNYMKAWRSKERAQTQLHGNAKESYNLLPRYLYMLQKTNPGTLIDIEKDDDDSFKYAFVALNAAIKGWPNCKPIIVVDGTFLKAAYGGTLLTANTQDAESKIFPLAYCIVDSENDKSWEWFLKKIREAFGVRECQCLISDRHESIIKATRKVFPEITHGYCIFHLLSNLKTKFKKNAKHFRVPFFANSQKLTRNGV, from the exons ATGATTGAATCAGAAGGACAATTGAAG GAAACGGAACCATTACAAATATTGGTGCAGAGCAATGGGCATTGGGATGACAACAGAAACTATGTTGATTATGAATCAAGTGGAGAATTAATTTCGACCAAGTGCACTTTTGAGGAACTAATGAGAATAATGATGGAAGAACTCCAATGCAACCATGAATCAACACAACTACAACTGAAATATCAACTGAAGGAAGGAGGCCAACCACTACACatcaaggatgacaaaagtctGTTGTTCTACATAAAGCTATTAACGAAGGAGGTTGATTTCACAAGGTACCCATTGTGTGTGAACAAAACCAGTAACACGGCACCACCTAACCAAACAATGGTGTGGAACAATATGATCATGGAATCGTATGAGAACAACGCAAGACAGAAGACTTGCAAAGAACTCCGGAAACAACACGGCAACAACTTCCAAGCAACAACTATCTGCAGACGATGGGATGCCGGTGAAGTTGATGCATTTTTCCTAGAAACAGTAACAGTGTCATCAGAATCAACCATACAACAACCAGACaacaacagagaaaaaactacaGCAGTAGATGAATATTTTGACTTCACCGACTATGCAAAGCTTGTGGCTGCAGAAATGGTACAGCAACTAGAAAACAaccaggaagaagaagaggaagtggacAACACAGAAATGATGATCATCAATGACAAACGACATGAAACAATAGAGAAGGG TGTGTTTGGACACAACCGCAAATGGAGTTTAAAGGCTACAAAAAATGGAAACACAGAAACATTCATAATAAGGAGCTACGAAGAAGAACACACATGTGCAGTTACAATAAGATTTGGAGATCAACGACAAGCTACATCAAAGTTGATAGCAGACTTTGTAAAACCAAAATTCTTGAACCTGAAAACAAAGTGCAGCCCTGCAGACATAAAGACAGAAATGAAAGACAAATACGGAATAAAGATGAATTACATGAAAGCATGGCGTAGTAAAGAGCGAGCACAAACCCAGCTACATGGAAATGCTAAAGAGTCGTACAATCTCTTGCCTAGATACCTGTACATGCTACAGAAAACAAAtccag GAACATTAATAGACATAGAGAAAGATGATGATGACAGTTTCAAATATGCATTTGTTGCATTAAATGCTGCTATAAAAGGTTGGCCAAACTGCAAACCAATCATCGTGGTAGACGGTACATTCCTAAAGGCCGCGTATGGAGGCACGTTGCTCACTGCCAACACACAAGATGCAGAATCTAAAATTTTTCCACTAGCATACTGCATAGTTGATTCTGAGAACGATAAATCGTGGGAGtggttcttaaaaaaaataagagaagcaTTCGGGGTTCGAGAATGTCAATGCCTAATATCAGACAGACATGAAAGCATCATCAAAGCAACTAGGAAAGTGTTCCCTGAAATAACACATGGCTACTGCATCTTCCACCTCTTGTCGAAcctcaaaacaaaattcaagaaaaatgcAAAGCATTTCAGAGTGCCATTCTTTGCAAACTCGCAAAAGCTTACACGAAATGGAGTTTGA
- the LOC133039458 gene encoding uncharacterized protein LOC133039458 — translation MLCGSPWHLCDHVFFIIHMETESHWILGRLNIEERRVYMYNSLSTAMKDSLAIKACRPFAVLLPHFFALFDEFKKENKPICLDPFEVVKVDGLPQQTSNDCGCFVASFAEYFIDMKPIPPIFDVEKHRDRLAVLFYKYARMKEVEFIDSEDEAPPKGPKKNLS, via the exons ATGTTATGTGGTTCCCCTTGGCATTTGTGCGATCATGTTTTCTTTATCATCCATATGGAGACTGAATCACATTGGATTCTTGGTCGATTGAATATTGAGGAAAGGCGTGTGTACATGTACAACTCCTTGTCGACTGCTATGAAAGATAGTCTTGCTATCAAAGCTTGTCGACCATTTGCGGTGTTGTTGCCCCACTTTTTTGCTTTGTTTGATGAGttcaaaaaggaaaacaaaCCGATTTGTTTAGACCCTTTCGAAGTTGTTAAGGTTGATGGTTTGCCTCAACAAACCTCTAA tgACTGTGGTTGTTTCGTTGCATCGTTCGCCGAATACTTTATTGATATGAAACCGATTCCTCCCATATTTGATGTTGAGAAACACCGTGATAGGCTTGCTGTGTTGTTCTATAAGTATGCTCGCATGAAAGAAGTGGAATTTATTGATAGTGAAGATGAGGCTCCTCCAAAGGGTCCAAAGAAGAATTTGTCTTAG